The following coding sequences lie in one Arthrobacter sp. SLBN-122 genomic window:
- a CDS encoding helix-turn-helix transcriptional regulator, whose product MNRTDRLYAIVEDLRAAAPRPRSARQLAGRFEVSSRTIERDLSALQQAGVPIWAEPGRTGGYVIDPSHTLAPLGFTVDEAFAATIALGMLASSPFGGPAASALRKVAAVMDRGRLNQTIELATRVHLLEDAATAAVPHGFAEALRSGTVLHMRYGDRNGAQTVREIEPLGYVERNGNWYLIAWCRTREGVRAFRSDRIVTIVPTGERPPPREYHAKDLNIPYGDLRPAYDAD is encoded by the coding sequence ATGAATCGCACCGACCGGCTCTACGCAATCGTCGAGGACCTCCGCGCCGCAGCGCCCCGGCCCAGAAGCGCCCGGCAGCTCGCCGGACGGTTCGAGGTCAGCTCCCGCACGATCGAGCGGGACCTCTCGGCCTTGCAGCAGGCCGGCGTCCCGATCTGGGCCGAACCCGGCCGGACCGGCGGGTATGTCATCGACCCGTCACACACGCTGGCACCACTTGGCTTCACGGTGGACGAAGCCTTCGCCGCGACGATCGCGCTGGGCATGCTTGCCTCGAGCCCGTTCGGTGGGCCAGCCGCTAGCGCCTTGCGCAAGGTCGCCGCCGTCATGGACCGAGGCCGCCTCAACCAGACGATCGAACTCGCAACCCGCGTGCATCTTCTCGAGGACGCGGCCACCGCCGCCGTTCCGCACGGATTCGCCGAAGCGCTCCGCTCGGGGACCGTGCTCCACATGCGGTACGGCGACCGCAATGGCGCCCAGACAGTCCGCGAGATCGAGCCGCTCGGATACGTCGAACGCAACGGGAACTGGTACCTCATCGCCTGGTGCCGAACCCGTGAAGGTGTCCGCGCCTTCCGAAGCGACCGGATCGTCACCATTGTGCCGACGGGCGAACGTCCGCCGCCCCGCGAGTATCACGCCAAGGACCTAAACATCCCCTATGGCGATCTCAGGCCCGCGTACGACGCAGACTAA
- a CDS encoding VOC family protein: protein MNFASIRIITEDVDRLVRFYELVTGTTATRPAPVFAEFRTASSVLAIGSPATVAMLGQQAPQPAANRSVIIEFLVDNVDQEFARLRDRLEDIVLEPTTMPWGNRSVLFHDPDGNLVNLFAPPGS from the coding sequence ATGAACTTCGCCTCGATCCGCATCATCACCGAGGACGTCGACCGGCTCGTACGCTTCTACGAACTCGTGACCGGAACGACCGCGACGCGGCCGGCTCCCGTTTTCGCCGAGTTCCGCACCGCTTCCAGCGTGCTCGCGATCGGCAGCCCGGCAACCGTTGCCATGCTGGGTCAGCAGGCCCCGCAGCCGGCGGCCAACAGGTCAGTCATCATCGAGTTCCTCGTGGACAACGTTGACCAGGAGTTCGCACGACTCCGTGACCGGCTCGAGGACATTGTGCTCGAGCCCACGACCATGCCCTGGGGAAACAGGTCCGTACTGTTCCATGATCCGGACGGAAACCTCGTCAACCTGTTCGCGCCACCGGGCAGTTGA
- a CDS encoding SRPBCC family protein → MPVVEESVVIARPPQEVFDFLSKFENIAVYDSSVTASEQVGGGPVGRGSRGRGTSKIMGRRFDWTVEVVEFEPPRRMVSRSVEGKLNFTVSFTLEPADGGTRVTQRIDADSGLGGIFGKVADPLVERAQGRTVRANLETLAEWLVEHPQT, encoded by the coding sequence ATGCCAGTAGTAGAAGAATCCGTTGTCATCGCCCGGCCGCCGCAGGAAGTCTTCGATTTCCTGTCGAAGTTCGAAAACATCGCCGTCTATGACTCCTCGGTCACCGCCTCTGAGCAGGTGGGGGGTGGCCCCGTGGGGAGGGGAAGCCGGGGACGGGGAACAAGCAAGATCATGGGCCGGCGCTTCGACTGGACTGTCGAGGTGGTGGAGTTCGAGCCGCCACGGCGAATGGTGTCCCGCTCCGTTGAAGGAAAGCTGAACTTCACGGTGTCATTCACCCTTGAACCGGCCGATGGCGGCACCCGCGTCACCCAGCGGATTGACGCAGATTCCGGCCTGGGCGGCATCTTTGGCAAGGTCGCCGATCCGCTGGTGGAGCGCGCCCAGGGACGCACCGTCCGCGCCAACCTTGAAACACTCGCTGAATGGCTGGTGGAGCACCCGCAGACCTGA
- a CDS encoding LCP family protein, with translation MSIPGGSDPSGPGSSGNPGSHRPAWLAALGRRRWIAALVVLALVVAAGVAVFSLSRGSKEAQPAATQTQSPSETPTPTPTPSETPPPAPAPPPPPAPIPDLPAAPMNILVIGSDIRDTPARDAAAHTAATGEPQDQRADTLMVVHVPADRRNLYLISINRDTWVDIPGFGGAKINSALQNGGIDLQTATVQQLLGITIDHTLMLDFGGFKILVDGLGGIDVNVPIPFQASIETQHVFPQGMNHLDGQAALEFSRERYAFSDGDFQRVRDQQIMLRAILARLTAGGALNDVNAVRSLVDFASCCLTVDRGFDPVQAAILAYSLRNLDVNAIGGMTLPTAGSGFIAGQSVLFPDYGGIAAVGAALREGRIGDFAAP, from the coding sequence ATGAGCATCCCAGGCGGTTCTGATCCATCCGGGCCCGGCAGCTCCGGGAACCCCGGTTCTCACCGACCCGCTTGGCTTGCGGCGTTGGGCCGCCGCCGCTGGATCGCCGCGCTGGTGGTGCTGGCACTCGTGGTGGCCGCCGGAGTGGCGGTCTTCAGCCTGAGCCGCGGAAGCAAGGAGGCGCAGCCCGCAGCCACCCAAACCCAGTCGCCCAGCGAAACCCCCACGCCCACGCCGACTCCCTCTGAAACACCCCCGCCGGCTCCCGCTCCCCCACCGCCGCCTGCCCCGATCCCTGATCTGCCTGCCGCTCCAATGAACATCCTGGTCATCGGCAGCGACATCCGGGACACTCCGGCACGCGACGCCGCCGCCCATACGGCCGCCACCGGCGAACCCCAGGACCAGCGCGCGGACACCCTGATGGTGGTCCACGTCCCGGCCGACCGCCGGAACCTTTACCTCATCTCCATCAACCGCGACACCTGGGTGGACATCCCCGGTTTCGGCGGCGCCAAGATCAACTCTGCCCTGCAGAACGGCGGGATCGACCTGCAGACCGCCACGGTGCAGCAGTTGCTGGGAATCACCATCGACCACACCCTGATGCTCGACTTCGGCGGGTTCAAGATCCTGGTGGATGGCCTGGGCGGCATCGACGTCAACGTGCCGATACCCTTCCAGGCCAGCATCGAGACCCAGCACGTCTTCCCCCAGGGCATGAACCACCTGGACGGACAAGCCGCCCTGGAATTTTCCCGCGAGCGCTATGCGTTCTCCGACGGCGACTTCCAGCGGGTCCGCGACCAGCAGATCATGCTCCGCGCCATCCTTGCCCGCCTCACAGCCGGCGGCGCCCTGAACGACGTCAACGCGGTGCGGTCGCTGGTCGACTTCGCCTCCTGCTGCCTCACGGTGGACAGGGGATTTGATCCCGTCCAGGCAGCGATCCTGGCCTACAGCCTGCGCAACCTGGATGTGAACGCGATTGGCGGCATGACGCTTCCGACGGCGGGCTCCGGCTTCATCGCCGGGCAGTCCGTGCTGTTTCCCGATTACGGCGGCATTGCGGCTGTGGGCGCGGCACTCCGGGAAGGCCGGATCGGCGATTTCGCGGCGCCGTAA
- a CDS encoding S9 family peptidase, which yields MTSTSLQDSTGTAIPAPPVAKKIPTERTHHGETFVDNYEWLRDKESAEVVEHLQAENAYQEAVTAHQEPLREAIFQEIKGRTQETDLSVPHRKDGWWYFSRSAEGKEYGIHCRVRAQDTGDAVADWTPPAVEAGVGIPGEEVLLDGNVEAEGKPFFSVGGTAVTVDGTLYAYAVDNSGDERFTLRIKDLRTGELLPDVIENIFYGVAFSPDGTRLFYTVVDEAWRPYQVKAHVLGTPVADDVVVYQEDDAAMWLGFELSADRRYLVLGIGCSEYSETRVLRFDDPEQAVITVISRNERILYEAEPFLLEGPNGEKAEKILLTHNHGAINSMVSLADPAELDKPLAEQAWQTVVEHSGDVRVNGAGVTATHLIVSIRKDTIERVQVMGLAGLGTPAQQAPVEPAFDEELYTAGVGGSDYEAPVIRLGYTSYFTPSRIYDFVLPTLDQPSGELLLRKESPVLGGYDGSDYVATREWATAGDGTRIPLSVLRHKTVKQDSTAAGLVYGYGSYEMSMDPGFGIARLSLLDRGVVFVIAHIRGGGELGRHWYEDGKKLTKKNTFTDFVDATDWLANSGWVDPSRIAALGGSAGGLLMGAVANMAPEKYAAIVAQVPFVDPLTSILDPDLPLSALEWEEWGNPITDPQAYAYMKSYSPYENVREVAYPKIAAVTSFNDTRVLYVEPAKWVQELRNKTTGTAPIVMKIEMDGGHGGASGRYVQWRERAWDYAFIADALGATELLPGAGLK from the coding sequence ATGACCTCCACCTCCCTACAGGATTCCACCGGCACTGCTATCCCGGCGCCCCCGGTTGCCAAGAAGATTCCCACCGAGCGCACCCATCACGGGGAGACGTTCGTGGACAATTACGAGTGGCTGCGGGACAAGGAGTCGGCCGAGGTCGTGGAGCACCTGCAGGCCGAAAACGCGTACCAGGAAGCCGTTACCGCGCACCAGGAGCCGCTCCGCGAGGCCATCTTCCAGGAGATCAAGGGCCGCACCCAGGAAACCGACCTTTCCGTTCCGCACCGCAAGGACGGCTGGTGGTACTTCAGCCGGTCCGCGGAGGGCAAGGAGTACGGCATCCACTGCCGGGTCAGGGCGCAGGACACCGGGGATGCCGTGGCCGACTGGACCCCGCCGGCCGTGGAAGCCGGGGTGGGGATCCCCGGTGAGGAAGTCCTGCTGGACGGCAACGTAGAAGCTGAAGGCAAACCGTTCTTCTCCGTGGGCGGCACAGCCGTCACGGTTGACGGCACCCTCTACGCCTACGCCGTGGACAACTCCGGCGACGAACGCTTCACGCTTCGCATCAAGGACCTCCGCACCGGCGAACTCCTGCCTGACGTCATCGAGAACATCTTCTACGGCGTGGCGTTCTCCCCGGACGGCACGCGCCTCTTCTACACGGTGGTGGACGAGGCCTGGCGCCCGTACCAGGTGAAGGCGCACGTCCTGGGCACTCCCGTGGCCGACGACGTGGTGGTGTACCAGGAGGATGACGCCGCCATGTGGTTGGGCTTCGAGCTCTCCGCGGACCGGCGTTACCTGGTGCTGGGCATCGGGTGCTCGGAATACAGCGAAACCAGGGTGCTGCGCTTCGACGACCCCGAACAGGCCGTCATCACGGTGATCTCCCGGAACGAACGCATCCTGTATGAGGCCGAGCCTTTCCTCCTGGAAGGCCCCAACGGCGAAAAGGCCGAGAAGATCCTGCTCACGCACAACCACGGCGCCATCAACTCCATGGTCTCCTTGGCGGACCCGGCCGAGCTGGACAAGCCGCTGGCGGAACAGGCCTGGCAGACCGTCGTCGAACATTCCGGCGACGTCCGGGTCAACGGCGCCGGCGTCACCGCCACGCACCTCATCGTCTCCATCCGCAAGGACACCATCGAGCGCGTCCAGGTGATGGGGCTGGCCGGGCTGGGCACGCCCGCACAGCAGGCGCCCGTTGAGCCGGCGTTTGACGAGGAGCTCTACACCGCGGGTGTGGGCGGTTCCGACTATGAAGCCCCCGTAATCCGGCTTGGCTATACGTCCTACTTCACGCCGTCGCGCATCTACGACTTTGTGCTCCCCACCCTTGACCAGCCCAGCGGCGAGCTGCTGCTCCGCAAGGAAAGCCCTGTGCTGGGCGGGTATGACGGCAGCGACTACGTGGCCACGCGGGAATGGGCCACGGCAGGTGACGGCACGCGCATCCCGCTGTCGGTCCTGCGGCATAAGACCGTGAAACAGGATTCGACGGCGGCCGGCCTGGTCTACGGATACGGCTCCTACGAGATGAGCATGGACCCCGGCTTTGGCATCGCACGCCTGTCCCTGCTGGACCGCGGTGTGGTGTTCGTGATCGCCCACATCCGGGGCGGCGGCGAGCTGGGCCGGCACTGGTATGAGGACGGCAAGAAGCTCACCAAGAAAAACACCTTCACCGACTTCGTTGACGCCACCGATTGGCTGGCGAACTCGGGTTGGGTGGATCCCTCCCGTATCGCCGCGCTGGGCGGTTCGGCCGGCGGGCTCCTGATGGGCGCCGTGGCGAACATGGCACCGGAGAAGTACGCGGCCATCGTGGCGCAGGTGCCGTTCGTGGACCCGCTCACCAGCATCCTGGACCCGGACCTGCCGTTGTCCGCCCTGGAGTGGGAGGAGTGGGGCAACCCCATCACGGACCCCCAGGCCTACGCCTACATGAAGTCCTACTCCCCCTATGAGAACGTGCGCGAGGTGGCCTACCCCAAGATTGCCGCCGTGACGTCCTTCAACGACACTCGGGTCCTCTACGTTGAGCCGGCCAAGTGGGTGCAGGAACTGCGGAACAAGACCACCGGCACCGCGCCGATCGTGATGAAGATCGAGATGGACGGCGGCCACGGCGGCGCGTCCGGCCGGTACGTCCAGTGGCGGGAACGGGCCTGGGACTACGCCTTCATCGCCGACGCCCTGGGCGCCACCGAACTACTGCCGGGCGCCGGCCTGAAGTAG
- a CDS encoding FAD-dependent monooxygenase, with amino-acid sequence MPGRQGTTADTDVLVVGAGPAGLTTALQAHAHGATVRVVDRREHPARPSRAMMLHARALEGLRPLGVTDELLNRADTTPEARIHLGRRVIEARMGHADLPDTAFPHLTLVRQADVEDVLWQALQARGVPVDWGVEFRGLGRERSLAEGLPSGAGMVHAQLHGAGGNDARDHSGHHSSRFLAGCDGQSSTVRSFTGAQWRGGPYRVEAVLADVELDGRLDPGLLHVAVGSAGLAFLFALGEGATWRMLATRPALPQPIARYGQLGPPVPPEEVARLLRESGLGAAVRDVRWSAQVPLQHRLASTFESNPLFLAGDAAHAHSPAGGQGMNNGILDGLNLGWKLGFASTAGRPLPELLETYGQERRLAARQVLALTHVIFFGEASPHPVARLARSLLPAFAPVLPLLLRRQWLTSQGIRLLAQPFVRYRTSAISRDGTPRADGWPSPGDRLPDAAVTVHGRAVRLHELTAVPGIHLLLERDAGPGALDDDATLRVVAGRGSLLHLHRLDSHPGRGVVAVRPDGYVGFRCGEPDPAQLRGWLRLVGAVGN; translated from the coding sequence ATGCCTGGCAGGCAAGGCACGACGGCGGACACTGATGTTTTAGTGGTGGGCGCCGGTCCTGCCGGGCTCACCACAGCACTCCAGGCCCACGCACATGGGGCCACGGTCAGGGTGGTGGACCGGCGCGAACACCCGGCCCGGCCTTCCCGGGCCATGATGCTGCATGCCCGGGCACTGGAGGGGCTCCGCCCGCTGGGCGTGACCGATGAGTTGCTGAACCGTGCCGACACCACGCCCGAAGCACGCATCCACCTGGGCCGCCGCGTCATTGAAGCCCGGATGGGCCATGCGGACCTCCCGGACACCGCCTTTCCGCACCTGACGCTGGTCCGGCAGGCCGACGTCGAGGACGTGCTCTGGCAGGCGCTGCAAGCCCGGGGCGTCCCGGTGGACTGGGGCGTGGAGTTCCGCGGCCTGGGACGTGAGCGCAGCCTGGCGGAAGGCTTGCCGTCCGGTGCTGGAATGGTCCATGCGCAGTTGCACGGGGCTGGCGGCAATGATGCACGCGACCATTCCGGGCACCACAGCTCCCGGTTCCTGGCCGGCTGTGACGGGCAGTCCAGCACGGTCCGCAGTTTCACGGGAGCGCAGTGGCGCGGCGGCCCGTACCGGGTGGAAGCGGTCCTGGCGGATGTGGAACTGGACGGCCGCCTGGATCCCGGGCTGCTGCACGTGGCCGTGGGAAGCGCGGGGCTGGCTTTCCTCTTTGCGCTGGGTGAGGGGGCCACCTGGCGCATGCTCGCCACCCGGCCAGCGCTGCCGCAACCCATAGCGCGCTACGGCCAGCTGGGTCCGCCCGTTCCACCGGAGGAAGTGGCCCGTCTGCTCCGGGAGTCGGGGCTGGGCGCTGCCGTGCGGGACGTGCGCTGGTCGGCCCAGGTCCCGCTGCAACACCGCCTGGCCAGTACGTTCGAAAGCAATCCCCTCTTCCTTGCCGGCGACGCCGCCCATGCCCATTCCCCGGCGGGCGGGCAGGGCATGAACAACGGCATCCTGGACGGCCTCAATCTGGGCTGGAAGCTCGGCTTCGCCTCGACGGCGGGAAGGCCGCTGCCGGAGCTGCTGGAAACCTACGGGCAGGAGCGGCGGCTTGCCGCCCGGCAGGTGCTGGCGCTGACGCATGTCATCTTCTTCGGCGAAGCCTCGCCGCATCCGGTGGCCCGGCTGGCCCGCAGCCTCCTGCCCGCGTTCGCTCCGGTCCTGCCGCTGCTGCTCCGCCGGCAGTGGCTCACCTCCCAGGGAATCCGGCTGTTGGCCCAGCCCTTCGTGCGCTACCGGACCAGTGCCATTTCCCGGGACGGAACGCCCCGCGCGGACGGGTGGCCGAGCCCCGGTGACCGGCTGCCGGATGCGGCCGTTACGGTCCACGGGCGGGCCGTCCGGCTTCACGAACTGACCGCGGTGCCCGGCATCCATCTGTTGCTGGAGCGCGACGCCGGCCCGGGCGCCTTGGATGACGACGCCACCCTGCGCGTGGTTGCCGGAAGGGGTTCCCTGCTGCACCTCCACCGCCTCGACAGCCACCCCGGCCGCGGCGTTGTCGCGGTCCGCCCTGACGGGTACGTCGGCTTCCGGTGCGGGGAGCCGGACCCGGCCCAGCTGCGTGGTTGGCTCCGGCTGGTGGGCGCAGTGGGGAACTGA
- a CDS encoding Hsp20/alpha crystallin family protein — protein MLMRTDPFRELDRLAQQVLGTAARPAAMPMDAWREDQEFVVAFDLPGVTADSVDLDVERNVLTVRAERPEPAGKDTELIAAERPRGVFSRQLILGDTLDTEHVKASYDAGVLTLRIPVAEKAKPRKIEIETKGAKQEIAA, from the coding sequence ATGTTGATGCGTACCGATCCGTTCCGCGAGCTGGACAGGCTGGCCCAGCAGGTCCTCGGTACGGCTGCACGACCGGCGGCGATGCCAATGGATGCATGGCGCGAGGACCAGGAATTCGTGGTGGCCTTCGATTTGCCGGGTGTCACGGCGGACTCGGTGGACCTGGATGTGGAACGGAATGTCCTGACGGTGCGGGCCGAGCGCCCGGAACCGGCGGGCAAGGACACCGAGCTGATTGCGGCTGAGCGGCCGCGCGGGGTGTTCAGCCGCCAGCTGATCCTTGGCGACACCCTGGATACCGAGCATGTGAAGGCCAGCTACGATGCCGGTGTCCTGACGCTGCGGATCCCGGTGGCGGAGAAGGCCAAGCCGCGCAAGATTGAGATTGAGACGAAGGGGGCAAAGCAGGAAATCGCTGCATAG
- a CDS encoding NAD(P)H-hydrate dehydratase: MSGRGEPSSAALVTPSLLRGWPLPAPGEDKYSRGSVLVVGGARATPGAALLAGTSALRAGAGKLTLAVAESVAAQLGVALPECGSIGLPETAGGSVKAELDRISPYLDRTDTLLVGPGLDDPDLAGELLQALLARESGGADAKGDADGKGGAAVVLDAYALGALVPLEDQLDPWRGRLILTPNPKEAGILLGRDVEHLEKDLAEISARFGAVVSCQGLITQPPGLNPGEPELWKITTGYGGLGTSGSGDVLAGAIAGLRARGTSSAQAACWGTHLHAAAADRLASRLGPLGFLARELADELPALMLELGT, from the coding sequence GTGTCCGGCCGCGGTGAGCCGTCCAGCGCCGCACTGGTGACGCCGTCACTCCTGCGCGGCTGGCCGCTGCCGGCGCCGGGCGAAGACAAATATTCGCGCGGCTCCGTGCTGGTGGTCGGCGGAGCCCGGGCCACGCCGGGGGCGGCCCTCCTGGCGGGTACTTCCGCCCTGCGTGCCGGGGCGGGAAAACTCACGCTCGCTGTTGCTGAGTCGGTGGCCGCGCAGCTGGGGGTGGCCCTGCCTGAATGCGGTTCCATCGGGCTCCCGGAAACTGCCGGCGGCTCGGTCAAGGCGGAGCTGGACCGTATCTCCCCGTACCTGGACCGGACGGACACCCTCCTGGTGGGACCCGGCCTCGATGACCCCGACCTTGCCGGCGAACTGTTGCAGGCATTGCTGGCGCGCGAGTCGGGCGGTGCTGATGCGAAAGGTGACGCTGACGGTAAAGGAGGCGCCGCCGTCGTACTCGATGCCTATGCGCTGGGCGCGCTGGTGCCGCTGGAGGACCAACTGGACCCCTGGCGCGGCCGGCTCATCCTCACCCCGAACCCCAAGGAAGCGGGGATCCTGCTGGGGCGGGACGTGGAGCACCTTGAGAAAGACCTTGCCGAAATCTCCGCCAGGTTCGGCGCCGTGGTCAGCTGCCAGGGACTGATAACCCAGCCGCCCGGGTTGAATCCGGGTGAGCCGGAACTGTGGAAAATCACCACGGGGTACGGCGGGCTGGGCACCTCCGGCAGCGGGGACGTGCTGGCTGGAGCCATCGCCGGGCTCCGGGCCCGGGGCACCAGCAGCGCCCAGGCCGCCTGCTGGGGTACCCACCTGCATGCAGCGGCGGCGGACCGGCTGGCCAGCCGGCTGGGGCCGCTGGGATTCCTGGCCCGCGAACTTGCCGACGAACTGCCGGCCCTGATGCTGGAACTCGGCACCTGA
- a CDS encoding NAD(P)/FAD-dependent oxidoreductase yields MPVQHEVVIIGGGNAGISLAARLQRYGVKDVAVIEPRDHHLYQPLFSHIAGGRAQAKEAVRPQQSVVPQGVTWIRDAAAGVDADANTVALESGASVAYGQLVVCPGLQYDWDSVPGLAEAVHSPHGASHYEFDLAPKAWTLLSGMTSGTAVFTMPGGPIKCGGAAQKPMYLACDYWREQGVLDKIRVVMVQPYPTVFGVPEVDRELDRKIAEYGIELRTNSELVSVSAAGRRATIRDNAANTTEDLAYDVLNAVPPQSAPDWLKATDLPAGGDAGGFVEVDRQTLRHLRYPNVWSLGDAAGTTNSKSGGALRKQTKVVAKNLVAARKGKPLPAKYNGYSVCPFTVSRDTVVFAEFDDRYRPMPTVPRVPTWNESKLSWLVDRDLFPKIYWNLILKGRA; encoded by the coding sequence GTGCCTGTCCAGCATGAGGTGGTCATCATCGGCGGCGGCAATGCCGGCATTTCGCTGGCCGCCAGGTTGCAGCGCTACGGCGTCAAGGACGTGGCGGTGATCGAACCACGGGACCACCACCTGTACCAGCCGCTGTTTTCGCACATCGCAGGCGGCCGGGCCCAGGCCAAGGAAGCCGTCCGGCCCCAGCAATCGGTTGTCCCCCAGGGCGTCACCTGGATCCGGGACGCGGCGGCGGGCGTGGACGCCGATGCCAACACCGTCGCCTTGGAGTCCGGGGCCTCTGTGGCTTACGGCCAGCTGGTGGTGTGCCCCGGGCTGCAGTATGACTGGGATTCGGTTCCGGGGCTGGCCGAGGCCGTGCACTCGCCGCATGGCGCCTCCCATTATGAGTTCGATCTTGCCCCCAAGGCCTGGACGCTGCTCAGCGGAATGACCTCCGGCACCGCCGTTTTCACGATGCCAGGGGGACCCATCAAGTGCGGCGGCGCGGCCCAGAAACCCATGTACCTTGCCTGCGACTACTGGCGTGAACAAGGGGTCCTGGACAAGATCCGGGTGGTGATGGTGCAGCCCTACCCCACGGTGTTCGGGGTTCCGGAAGTGGACCGTGAGTTGGACCGGAAGATCGCCGAGTACGGGATCGAACTGCGGACCAACAGCGAACTAGTGTCCGTGAGCGCTGCAGGCCGCAGGGCAACCATTCGGGACAACGCCGCAAACACCACCGAGGACCTGGCCTACGACGTCCTCAATGCCGTCCCGCCACAGTCGGCCCCGGACTGGCTCAAGGCCACGGATCTGCCGGCCGGCGGTGACGCGGGCGGCTTCGTGGAGGTGGACCGGCAGACGCTCCGGCACCTGCGCTACCCCAATGTGTGGTCCCTGGGTGACGCCGCAGGAACCACCAACTCCAAATCGGGCGGCGCGCTGCGCAAGCAGACCAAGGTGGTGGCGAAGAACTTGGTGGCGGCCCGGAAAGGCAAGCCGCTGCCGGCGAAGTACAACGGTTACTCGGTGTGTCCGTTCACGGTGTCAAGGGACACCGTGGTTTTCGCCGAATTCGACGACCGGTACCGGCCCATGCCCACCGTTCCCCGGGTTCCCACCTGGAATGAGAGCAAACTGTCATGGCTCGTGGACCGGGACCTGTTTCCGAAGATCTACTGGAACCTGATCCTCAAGGGCCGGGCGTAA
- a CDS encoding histidine phosphatase family protein — protein sequence MTGDSSNDDGLTEAVQAAGAVELLLIRHGESEGNVAATEAREAGVEVIEVPARDADVDLSGTGRDQAQALGTALGRTARQFRPDAVVSSPYARARQTAEIAVETAGWPLQVRTDERLRDRELGILDRLTRLGVENRYPEESERRNWLGKLYYRPPGGESWADVALRLRSVLAELNNLDTGHRVMLVCHDAVIMLFRYVLEGLSEQELLDLAATEAILNASITRYVRPSGVGPWTLESFNVANHLAEQGVAVTEHAGDTSVRPR from the coding sequence TTGACCGGCGATTCTTCGAACGACGACGGGCTGACGGAGGCCGTCCAGGCGGCGGGGGCGGTGGAGCTGCTGCTGATCCGGCATGGTGAGAGCGAAGGCAACGTTGCGGCCACCGAGGCGCGGGAGGCCGGCGTGGAGGTCATCGAGGTTCCCGCCCGCGACGCGGACGTGGACCTGTCCGGAACAGGCAGGGACCAGGCCCAGGCGCTGGGTACTGCATTGGGCCGAACCGCCAGGCAGTTCCGTCCGGATGCGGTGGTCTCCTCCCCCTACGCGCGGGCCCGCCAGACGGCCGAGATTGCTGTTGAAACAGCTGGCTGGCCGCTGCAGGTACGGACGGATGAGCGGCTGCGGGACCGCGAACTTGGCATCCTGGACCGGCTCACGCGGCTGGGTGTGGAGAACCGCTACCCCGAGGAATCCGAGCGCCGGAACTGGCTGGGCAAGTTGTACTACCGGCCGCCGGGCGGCGAATCCTGGGCGGACGTGGCGCTGCGGCTGCGGTCGGTCCTGGCCGAGTTGAACAACCTGGACACGGGCCACCGGGTGATGCTGGTGTGCCACGATGCCGTGATCATGCTGTTCCGTTATGTGCTGGAGGGACTCAGCGAGCAGGAACTGCTGGACCTCGCAGCCACTGAGGCCATCCTCAATGCCTCAATAACCCGGTACGTCCGCCCCTCCGGCGTAGGGCCCTGGACCTTGGAGAGCTTCAACGTGGCGAACCACCTGGCGGAGCAGGGCGTCGCGGTCACCGAGCACGCGGGAGACACCAGTGTCCGGCCGCGGTGA
- a CDS encoding DUF2945 domain-containing protein yields the protein MSLSKGTHVEWNTSQGKTHGKIVEKKTSDFDLDGNTHRATEDEPQYVVESEKTGARAAHKASALTEKK from the coding sequence ATGTCATTAAGCAAGGGAACGCACGTGGAGTGGAACACTTCGCAGGGCAAGACGCACGGCAAAATCGTGGAAAAGAAGACCAGCGACTTCGACCTGGACGGCAATACGCACCGCGCCACTGAGGATGAGCCGCAGTACGTGGTGGAGTCGGAGAAGACCGGTGCCCGTGCGGCCCACAAGGCATCCGCGCTGACTGAGAAGAAGTAG
- a CDS encoding GNAT family N-acetyltransferase, translated as MPEISLPIRTERLVLRRFDGGDLDAFHAYHSLPETARFLPGPAKSYTQSMERVGRYANFVFEKEGDWVALAIEAADEPGLQGEVVLKWLPGRGQGEVGWTLAPGARGKGYGTEAAGAVLNLGFKELGMHRIEARLDELNGASASLCGRLGMRLEARHIDKWHYKGQWATELTYAILADEWRIGSAG; from the coding sequence ATGCCTGAGATCTCCCTGCCGATCCGCACCGAACGGCTGGTCCTTCGCCGGTTTGACGGCGGTGACCTGGACGCGTTCCACGCCTACCACTCGTTGCCGGAGACCGCCCGGTTCCTGCCGGGCCCGGCCAAAAGCTACACGCAGTCGATGGAGCGGGTGGGCCGGTACGCCAACTTTGTCTTCGAAAAGGAAGGCGACTGGGTAGCCCTTGCCATTGAGGCGGCGGATGAGCCCGGGTTGCAGGGTGAAGTGGTGCTCAAATGGCTGCCGGGGCGCGGCCAGGGCGAAGTGGGGTGGACCCTGGCGCCTGGAGCCCGCGGCAAGGGCTACGGCACGGAGGCCGCGGGGGCCGTCCTCAACCTGGGTTTCAAGGAGCTGGGCATGCACCGGATTGAAGCCCGGCTGGACGAGCTCAACGGGGCGTCGGCGTCACTGTGCGGCCGGCTGGGCATGCGGCTGGAGGCGCGGCACATCGACAAGTGGCACTACAAAGGCCAGTGGGCCACCGAGCTCACCTACGCCATCCTCGCCGATGAGTGGCGGATCGGTTCCGCCGGCTAG